The Coffea arabica cultivar ET-39 chromosome 9e, Coffea Arabica ET-39 HiFi, whole genome shotgun sequence genome has a window encoding:
- the LOC113710274 gene encoding auxin response factor 6 isoform X2: MRLSPAGFTQQPPEGEKRCLNSELWHACAGPLVSLPAIGSRVVYFPQGHSEQVAASTNKEVDAHIPNYPSLPPQLICQLHNVTMHADVETDEVYAQMTLQPLSPQEQKEASYLPADLGSPSKQPTNYFCKTLTASDTSTHGGFSVPRRAAEKVFPPLDFSQQPPAQELIARDLHDNEWKFRHIFRGQPKRHLLTTGWSVFVSAKRLVAGDSVLFIWNEKNQLLLGIRRANRPQTVMPSSVLSSDSMHLGLLAAAAHAAATNSRFTIFYNPRASPSEFVIPLAKYVKAVYHTRVSVGMRFRMLFETEESSVRRYMGTITGISDLDPVRWPNSYWRSVKVGWDESTAGERQPRVSLWEIEPLTTFPMYPSPFPLRLKRPWPLGLPSFNGMKDDEMGINSPLMWFRGDVGERALHCLNYQGIGVAPWMQPRVDAPILGMQTDLYQAMAAAALQEMRAVGPSKQALSSLLQFHQTQGIANRPTSLVQPQTLQQSQPEPTFLQGLPGSQSPAQSQSQAPSLLIQQQLHHQNSYSNLQQQQQQQQQPLPQQQPLPQQQQQVNDHQQVSSVATVLPQLTSSSQSLLGSVPQDEASHLLSVPRSSSLLSPSGWPPKRVAIDPILPSGVSQCISPLMEEMGPPNNSISQNSVSLPPFPGRECSIDQEGTNDPQNSLLFGVNIDSSSLLIQNGMSNLRGVVSDSGCTTIPFPSSNYAGTTGTKFQQNPEMTPSSCIQESGFLRSPDNIGQGNPATRTFVKVYKSGSFGRSLDISKFSSYHELRIELARLFGLEGLLEDPLRSGWQLVFVDRENDVLLLGDDPWPEFVNNVWCIKILSPQEVQHMGKRGLELLNSAPNSRLPNGSCDDYASLQEPRNAITRMTSVGSLNY, from the exons ATGAGGCTCTCTCCTGCTGGTTTCACCCAGCAACCTCCTGAAG GGGAAAAGAGGTGCCTGAATTCTGAACTTTGGCATGCATGTGCTGGTCCTCTTGTTTCCCTACCTGCTATTGGGAGCCGCGTGGTATATTTTCCTCAAGGTCATAGCGAGCAG GTCGCTGCCTCAACCAACAAGGAAGTTGACGCTCATATACCTAATTACCCAAGCTTACCACCACAATTAATCTGTCAACTTCACAATGTCACTATGCAT GCCGATGTGGAGACAGATGAGGTCTATGCTCAAATGACCTTGCAACCCCTGAGTCCT CAAGAGCAAAAGGAGGCTTCCTACCTTCCTGCAGATTTGGGTTCTCCCAGCAAACAGCCAACAAATTACTTCTGCAAAACATTGACTGCAAGTGATACAAGCACTCATGGTGGTTTTTCAGTTCCTCGCCGTGCAGCTGAAAAAGTTTTCCCTCCGTTG GATTTCTCCCAGCAACCTCCAGCCCAAGAGTTGATTGCAAGAGATCTGCATGATAATGAATGGAAATTCAGGCATATTTTCCGAG GCCAGCCAAAGAGGCATCTTCTCACTACAGGTTGGAGTGTATTTGTAAGTGCAAAACGGCTTGTTGCAGGGGATTCAGTCCTTTTCATATG GAATGAGAAGAACCAGTTACTTTTAGGTATTCGACGTGCTAATCGGCCACAGACTGTGATGCCTTCTTCAGTTTTATCAAGTGACAGCATGCACTTGGGGCTTCTTGCAGCTGCTGCTCATGCTGCAGCAACTAATAGCCGTTTCACCATATTTTACAATCCAAG GGCTAGTCCATCAGAGTTTGTCATACCACTGGCCAAGTATGTAAAGGCAGTCTACCACACTAGAGTCTCTGTTGGCATGCGCTTCAGGATGCTGTTCGAGACTGAAGAATCTAGTGTTCGGCG CTACATGGGCACAATTACTGGCATAAGTGACTTGGATCCAGTTCGGTGGCCGAATTCATATTGGCGATCAGTGAAG GTTGGCTGGGATGAATCGACTGCTGGAGAGAGGCAACCAAGAGTGTCTCTGTGGGAAATTGAACCTTTGACAACATTTCCGATGTATCCATCACCATTCCCATTAAGACTCAAGAGACCATGGCCACTGGGGCTGCCTTCCTTCAATG GGATGAAGGATGATGAAATGGGAATCAATTCTCCACTAATGTGGTTCCGTGGAGATGTTGGGGAGCGTGCATTACATTGTCTTAACTATCAGGGAATTGGAGTGGCACCTTGGATGCAGCCAAGGGTAGATGCTCCAATTCTTGGCATGCAAACAGACCTTTACCAAGCTATGGCTGCTGCTGCTCTTCAGGAGATGAGGGCTGTAGGCCCATCCAAGCAGGCCTTATCTTCTCTTCTACAGTTTCATCAAACCCAAGGCATTGCTAACAGACCAACTAGTTTAGTGCAACCTCAAACGTTGCAGCAGTCTCAGCCTGAGCCTACCTTTTTACAAGGCCTTCCAGGAAGCCAGTCCCCAGCACAATCACAATCTCAAGCTCCATCACTGCTAATTCAGCAACAATTGCATCATCAGAATTCTTATAGTAATTTACAGCaacaacagcagcagcagcagcaacctCTTCCGCAGCAGCAACCTCTTCCTCAACAGCAACAGCAAGTAAATGATCATCAGCAGGTTTCAAGTGTTGCAACTGTCCTGCCTCAGTTGACTTCAAGCTCTCAG AGTCTGTTGGGTTCTGTGCCCCAGGATGAAGCATCCCATCTTCTCAGTGTGCCTAGATCCAGCTCCTTGTTATCTCCTAGTGGTTGGCCACCAAAACGAGTGGCAATTGATCCTATCCTTCCTTCGGGTGTATCACAATGTATATCACCTTTAATGGAGGAAATGGGACCACCTAACAACAGTATATCTCAAAATTCAGTTTCTTTGCCACCATTTCCTGGTAGGGAGTGCTCCATAGACCAAGAAGGGACCAATGATCCCCAGAATAGCCTTTTGTTCGGAGTAAACATAGATTCTTCATCACTTCTTATCCAGAACGGGATGTCAAACCTTAGGGGAGTAGTTAGTGATAGTGGGTGTACTACGAtaccttttccttcttccaatTATGCTGGTACTACGGGGACCAAGTTTCAACAGAATCCAGAAATGACACCTTCAAGTTGTATTCAGGAATCTGGTTTTCTGCGGTCTCCTGACAATATTGGGCAGGGAAACCCCGCTACCAGAACTTTTGTTAAG GTTTACAAGTCAGGGTCCTTTGGGAGGTCATTAGACATCAGCAAATTCAGCAGCTACCATGAGTTGCGTATTGAGCTTGCTCGACTATTTGGCCTTGAGGGCCTTTTGGAGGACCCTTTGAGATCAGGCTGGCAGCTTGTGTTCGTTGACCGAGAGAATGATGTCCTTCTCCTTGGTGATGATCCTTGGCC GGAGTTCGTTAACAATGTGTGGTGCATTAAAATACTCTCACCACAAGAGGTGCAGCACATGGGCAAACGAGGTCTCGAGCTTCTCAACTCAGCTCCCAACTCAAGGCTACCAAATGGAAGCTGTGATGACTATGCAAGCCTACAAGAGCCCAGGAATGCGATTACCAGGATGACATCAGTTGGATCTCTCAATTACTAG
- the LOC113710274 gene encoding auxin response factor 6 isoform X1 — protein sequence MRLSPAGFTQQPPEGEKRCLNSELWHACAGPLVSLPAIGSRVVYFPQGHSEQVAASTNKEVDAHIPNYPSLPPQLICQLHNVTMHADVETDEVYAQMTLQPLSPQEQKEASYLPADLGSPSKQPTNYFCKTLTASDTSTHGGFSVPRRAAEKVFPPLDFSQQPPAQELIARDLHDNEWKFRHIFRGQPKRHLLTTGWSVFVSAKRLVAGDSVLFIWNEKNQLLLGIRRANRPQTVMPSSVLSSDSMHLGLLAAAAHAAATNSRFTIFYNPRASPSEFVIPLAKYVKAVYHTRVSVGMRFRMLFETEESSVRRYMGTITGISDLDPVRWPNSYWRSVKVGWDESTAGERQPRVSLWEIEPLTTFPMYPSPFPLRLKRPWPLGLPSFNGMKDDEMGINSPLMWFRGDVGERALHCLNYQGIGVAPWMQPRVDAPILGMQTDLYQAMAAAALQEMRAVGPSKQALSSLLQFHQTQGIANRPTSLVQPQTLQQSQPEPTFLQGLPGSQSPAQSQSQAPSLLIQQQLHHQNSYSNLQQQQQQQQQPLPQQQPLPQQQQQVNDHQQVSSVATVLPQLTSSSQVQSHSIQAISPMHQQSFSDSNGNSVTSSILSPLQSLLGSVPQDEASHLLSVPRSSSLLSPSGWPPKRVAIDPILPSGVSQCISPLMEEMGPPNNSISQNSVSLPPFPGRECSIDQEGTNDPQNSLLFGVNIDSSSLLIQNGMSNLRGVVSDSGCTTIPFPSSNYAGTTGTKFQQNPEMTPSSCIQESGFLRSPDNIGQGNPATRTFVKVYKSGSFGRSLDISKFSSYHELRIELARLFGLEGLLEDPLRSGWQLVFVDRENDVLLLGDDPWPEFVNNVWCIKILSPQEVQHMGKRGLELLNSAPNSRLPNGSCDDYASLQEPRNAITRMTSVGSLNY from the exons ATGAGGCTCTCTCCTGCTGGTTTCACCCAGCAACCTCCTGAAG GGGAAAAGAGGTGCCTGAATTCTGAACTTTGGCATGCATGTGCTGGTCCTCTTGTTTCCCTACCTGCTATTGGGAGCCGCGTGGTATATTTTCCTCAAGGTCATAGCGAGCAG GTCGCTGCCTCAACCAACAAGGAAGTTGACGCTCATATACCTAATTACCCAAGCTTACCACCACAATTAATCTGTCAACTTCACAATGTCACTATGCAT GCCGATGTGGAGACAGATGAGGTCTATGCTCAAATGACCTTGCAACCCCTGAGTCCT CAAGAGCAAAAGGAGGCTTCCTACCTTCCTGCAGATTTGGGTTCTCCCAGCAAACAGCCAACAAATTACTTCTGCAAAACATTGACTGCAAGTGATACAAGCACTCATGGTGGTTTTTCAGTTCCTCGCCGTGCAGCTGAAAAAGTTTTCCCTCCGTTG GATTTCTCCCAGCAACCTCCAGCCCAAGAGTTGATTGCAAGAGATCTGCATGATAATGAATGGAAATTCAGGCATATTTTCCGAG GCCAGCCAAAGAGGCATCTTCTCACTACAGGTTGGAGTGTATTTGTAAGTGCAAAACGGCTTGTTGCAGGGGATTCAGTCCTTTTCATATG GAATGAGAAGAACCAGTTACTTTTAGGTATTCGACGTGCTAATCGGCCACAGACTGTGATGCCTTCTTCAGTTTTATCAAGTGACAGCATGCACTTGGGGCTTCTTGCAGCTGCTGCTCATGCTGCAGCAACTAATAGCCGTTTCACCATATTTTACAATCCAAG GGCTAGTCCATCAGAGTTTGTCATACCACTGGCCAAGTATGTAAAGGCAGTCTACCACACTAGAGTCTCTGTTGGCATGCGCTTCAGGATGCTGTTCGAGACTGAAGAATCTAGTGTTCGGCG CTACATGGGCACAATTACTGGCATAAGTGACTTGGATCCAGTTCGGTGGCCGAATTCATATTGGCGATCAGTGAAG GTTGGCTGGGATGAATCGACTGCTGGAGAGAGGCAACCAAGAGTGTCTCTGTGGGAAATTGAACCTTTGACAACATTTCCGATGTATCCATCACCATTCCCATTAAGACTCAAGAGACCATGGCCACTGGGGCTGCCTTCCTTCAATG GGATGAAGGATGATGAAATGGGAATCAATTCTCCACTAATGTGGTTCCGTGGAGATGTTGGGGAGCGTGCATTACATTGTCTTAACTATCAGGGAATTGGAGTGGCACCTTGGATGCAGCCAAGGGTAGATGCTCCAATTCTTGGCATGCAAACAGACCTTTACCAAGCTATGGCTGCTGCTGCTCTTCAGGAGATGAGGGCTGTAGGCCCATCCAAGCAGGCCTTATCTTCTCTTCTACAGTTTCATCAAACCCAAGGCATTGCTAACAGACCAACTAGTTTAGTGCAACCTCAAACGTTGCAGCAGTCTCAGCCTGAGCCTACCTTTTTACAAGGCCTTCCAGGAAGCCAGTCCCCAGCACAATCACAATCTCAAGCTCCATCACTGCTAATTCAGCAACAATTGCATCATCAGAATTCTTATAGTAATTTACAGCaacaacagcagcagcagcagcaacctCTTCCGCAGCAGCAACCTCTTCCTCAACAGCAACAGCAAGTAAATGATCATCAGCAGGTTTCAAGTGTTGCAACTGTCCTGCCTCAGTTGACTTCAAGCTCTCAGGTCCAGTCACATTCGATCCAAGCTATCTCTCCCATGCACCAGCAGAGCTTTTCGGACTCTAATGGTAATTCTGTGACCAGCTCTATTCTGTCTCCACTGCAGAGTCTGTTGGGTTCTGTGCCCCAGGATGAAGCATCCCATCTTCTCAGTGTGCCTAGATCCAGCTCCTTGTTATCTCCTAGTGGTTGGCCACCAAAACGAGTGGCAATTGATCCTATCCTTCCTTCGGGTGTATCACAATGTATATCACCTTTAATGGAGGAAATGGGACCACCTAACAACAGTATATCTCAAAATTCAGTTTCTTTGCCACCATTTCCTGGTAGGGAGTGCTCCATAGACCAAGAAGGGACCAATGATCCCCAGAATAGCCTTTTGTTCGGAGTAAACATAGATTCTTCATCACTTCTTATCCAGAACGGGATGTCAAACCTTAGGGGAGTAGTTAGTGATAGTGGGTGTACTACGAtaccttttccttcttccaatTATGCTGGTACTACGGGGACCAAGTTTCAACAGAATCCAGAAATGACACCTTCAAGTTGTATTCAGGAATCTGGTTTTCTGCGGTCTCCTGACAATATTGGGCAGGGAAACCCCGCTACCAGAACTTTTGTTAAG GTTTACAAGTCAGGGTCCTTTGGGAGGTCATTAGACATCAGCAAATTCAGCAGCTACCATGAGTTGCGTATTGAGCTTGCTCGACTATTTGGCCTTGAGGGCCTTTTGGAGGACCCTTTGAGATCAGGCTGGCAGCTTGTGTTCGTTGACCGAGAGAATGATGTCCTTCTCCTTGGTGATGATCCTTGGCC GGAGTTCGTTAACAATGTGTGGTGCATTAAAATACTCTCACCACAAGAGGTGCAGCACATGGGCAAACGAGGTCTCGAGCTTCTCAACTCAGCTCCCAACTCAAGGCTACCAAATGGAAGCTGTGATGACTATGCAAGCCTACAAGAGCCCAGGAATGCGATTACCAGGATGACATCAGTTGGATCTCTCAATTACTAG
- the LOC113710274 gene encoding auxin response factor 6 isoform X3, giving the protein MHADVETDEVYAQMTLQPLSPQEQKEASYLPADLGSPSKQPTNYFCKTLTASDTSTHGGFSVPRRAAEKVFPPLDFSQQPPAQELIARDLHDNEWKFRHIFRGQPKRHLLTTGWSVFVSAKRLVAGDSVLFIWNEKNQLLLGIRRANRPQTVMPSSVLSSDSMHLGLLAAAAHAAATNSRFTIFYNPRASPSEFVIPLAKYVKAVYHTRVSVGMRFRMLFETEESSVRRYMGTITGISDLDPVRWPNSYWRSVKVGWDESTAGERQPRVSLWEIEPLTTFPMYPSPFPLRLKRPWPLGLPSFNGMKDDEMGINSPLMWFRGDVGERALHCLNYQGIGVAPWMQPRVDAPILGMQTDLYQAMAAAALQEMRAVGPSKQALSSLLQFHQTQGIANRPTSLVQPQTLQQSQPEPTFLQGLPGSQSPAQSQSQAPSLLIQQQLHHQNSYSNLQQQQQQQQQPLPQQQPLPQQQQQVNDHQQVSSVATVLPQLTSSSQVQSHSIQAISPMHQQSFSDSNGNSVTSSILSPLQSLLGSVPQDEASHLLSVPRSSSLLSPSGWPPKRVAIDPILPSGVSQCISPLMEEMGPPNNSISQNSVSLPPFPGRECSIDQEGTNDPQNSLLFGVNIDSSSLLIQNGMSNLRGVVSDSGCTTIPFPSSNYAGTTGTKFQQNPEMTPSSCIQESGFLRSPDNIGQGNPATRTFVKVYKSGSFGRSLDISKFSSYHELRIELARLFGLEGLLEDPLRSGWQLVFVDRENDVLLLGDDPWPEFVNNVWCIKILSPQEVQHMGKRGLELLNSAPNSRLPNGSCDDYASLQEPRNAITRMTSVGSLNY; this is encoded by the exons ATGCAT GCCGATGTGGAGACAGATGAGGTCTATGCTCAAATGACCTTGCAACCCCTGAGTCCT CAAGAGCAAAAGGAGGCTTCCTACCTTCCTGCAGATTTGGGTTCTCCCAGCAAACAGCCAACAAATTACTTCTGCAAAACATTGACTGCAAGTGATACAAGCACTCATGGTGGTTTTTCAGTTCCTCGCCGTGCAGCTGAAAAAGTTTTCCCTCCGTTG GATTTCTCCCAGCAACCTCCAGCCCAAGAGTTGATTGCAAGAGATCTGCATGATAATGAATGGAAATTCAGGCATATTTTCCGAG GCCAGCCAAAGAGGCATCTTCTCACTACAGGTTGGAGTGTATTTGTAAGTGCAAAACGGCTTGTTGCAGGGGATTCAGTCCTTTTCATATG GAATGAGAAGAACCAGTTACTTTTAGGTATTCGACGTGCTAATCGGCCACAGACTGTGATGCCTTCTTCAGTTTTATCAAGTGACAGCATGCACTTGGGGCTTCTTGCAGCTGCTGCTCATGCTGCAGCAACTAATAGCCGTTTCACCATATTTTACAATCCAAG GGCTAGTCCATCAGAGTTTGTCATACCACTGGCCAAGTATGTAAAGGCAGTCTACCACACTAGAGTCTCTGTTGGCATGCGCTTCAGGATGCTGTTCGAGACTGAAGAATCTAGTGTTCGGCG CTACATGGGCACAATTACTGGCATAAGTGACTTGGATCCAGTTCGGTGGCCGAATTCATATTGGCGATCAGTGAAG GTTGGCTGGGATGAATCGACTGCTGGAGAGAGGCAACCAAGAGTGTCTCTGTGGGAAATTGAACCTTTGACAACATTTCCGATGTATCCATCACCATTCCCATTAAGACTCAAGAGACCATGGCCACTGGGGCTGCCTTCCTTCAATG GGATGAAGGATGATGAAATGGGAATCAATTCTCCACTAATGTGGTTCCGTGGAGATGTTGGGGAGCGTGCATTACATTGTCTTAACTATCAGGGAATTGGAGTGGCACCTTGGATGCAGCCAAGGGTAGATGCTCCAATTCTTGGCATGCAAACAGACCTTTACCAAGCTATGGCTGCTGCTGCTCTTCAGGAGATGAGGGCTGTAGGCCCATCCAAGCAGGCCTTATCTTCTCTTCTACAGTTTCATCAAACCCAAGGCATTGCTAACAGACCAACTAGTTTAGTGCAACCTCAAACGTTGCAGCAGTCTCAGCCTGAGCCTACCTTTTTACAAGGCCTTCCAGGAAGCCAGTCCCCAGCACAATCACAATCTCAAGCTCCATCACTGCTAATTCAGCAACAATTGCATCATCAGAATTCTTATAGTAATTTACAGCaacaacagcagcagcagcagcaacctCTTCCGCAGCAGCAACCTCTTCCTCAACAGCAACAGCAAGTAAATGATCATCAGCAGGTTTCAAGTGTTGCAACTGTCCTGCCTCAGTTGACTTCAAGCTCTCAGGTCCAGTCACATTCGATCCAAGCTATCTCTCCCATGCACCAGCAGAGCTTTTCGGACTCTAATGGTAATTCTGTGACCAGCTCTATTCTGTCTCCACTGCAGAGTCTGTTGGGTTCTGTGCCCCAGGATGAAGCATCCCATCTTCTCAGTGTGCCTAGATCCAGCTCCTTGTTATCTCCTAGTGGTTGGCCACCAAAACGAGTGGCAATTGATCCTATCCTTCCTTCGGGTGTATCACAATGTATATCACCTTTAATGGAGGAAATGGGACCACCTAACAACAGTATATCTCAAAATTCAGTTTCTTTGCCACCATTTCCTGGTAGGGAGTGCTCCATAGACCAAGAAGGGACCAATGATCCCCAGAATAGCCTTTTGTTCGGAGTAAACATAGATTCTTCATCACTTCTTATCCAGAACGGGATGTCAAACCTTAGGGGAGTAGTTAGTGATAGTGGGTGTACTACGAtaccttttccttcttccaatTATGCTGGTACTACGGGGACCAAGTTTCAACAGAATCCAGAAATGACACCTTCAAGTTGTATTCAGGAATCTGGTTTTCTGCGGTCTCCTGACAATATTGGGCAGGGAAACCCCGCTACCAGAACTTTTGTTAAG GTTTACAAGTCAGGGTCCTTTGGGAGGTCATTAGACATCAGCAAATTCAGCAGCTACCATGAGTTGCGTATTGAGCTTGCTCGACTATTTGGCCTTGAGGGCCTTTTGGAGGACCCTTTGAGATCAGGCTGGCAGCTTGTGTTCGTTGACCGAGAGAATGATGTCCTTCTCCTTGGTGATGATCCTTGGCC GGAGTTCGTTAACAATGTGTGGTGCATTAAAATACTCTCACCACAAGAGGTGCAGCACATGGGCAAACGAGGTCTCGAGCTTCTCAACTCAGCTCCCAACTCAAGGCTACCAAATGGAAGCTGTGATGACTATGCAAGCCTACAAGAGCCCAGGAATGCGATTACCAGGATGACATCAGTTGGATCTCTCAATTACTAG
- the LOC140014634 gene encoding uncharacterized protein, whose translation MGLNLARLNSAHNVVSWLSNLLIKLKKEEMELVAVILWNLWNNRNGAVFDGSYKDPLSLVSFSLHFLSQFREANRNPMAAEHTTAIQQSILSQWKRPPAGYVKANFDGAIFVEGDISGIGVVIRDAEGNFMAGLAKQIPGIFAPEVIESYAAKAAVELLLDLHLPMIILEGDCLKVVKMLQTIETDASACGMLVDDILRDIQSFATWEASWVPRQLNNVAHRVPKYACSISNGCIWRDFPPDFIVTALAADIISD comes from the exons ATGGGGCTTAACCTTGCCAG GTTGAATTCAGCTCATAATGTGGTATCTTGGTTGTCAAATCTCCTGATAAAGttaaagaaggaagaaatggaattgGTTGCTGTTATACTCTGGAACTTGTGGAATAATCGCAATGGGGCTGTATTTGATGGATCTTACAAGGACCCGCTCAGTCTGGTATCCTTTTCGTTACACTTTTTGAGTCAATTCCGGGAGGCAAACAGGAACCCAATGGCTGCTGAGCATACCACTGCCATTCAACAATCTATTTTGTCACAATGGAAGAGACCTCCTGCGGGCTATGTTAAAGCTAACTTTGACGGGGCTATCTTTGTTGAGGGTGACATTTCAGGTATTGGAGTTGTCATTAGAGATGCCGAGGGTAATTTCATGGCAGGATTGGCAAAGCAAATTCCAGGAATTTTTGCACCAGAGGTTATTGAATCTTATGCTGCAAAGGCCGCGGTTGAGTTGTTGTTGGATCTACATTTGCCCATGATTATTCTTGAGGGTGATTGTCTAAAAGTCGTTAAAATGCTTCAAACTATAGAGACAGATGCATCAGCTTGTGGAATGCTGGTAGATGATATTCTCAGAGATATACAAAGCTTTGCAACATGGGAAGCATCATGGGTGCCTAGACAGCTGAACAATGTCGCGCATCGTGTTCCTAAATATGCTTGTTCTATTTCTAATGGCTGTATATGGAGGGACTTCCCTCCAGATTTTATTGTTACTGCGCTTGCTGCGGACATCATCTCAGATTAA